In a single window of the Elaeis guineensis isolate ETL-2024a chromosome 4, EG11, whole genome shotgun sequence genome:
- the LOC105043158 gene encoding probable pectate lyase 8 isoform X2, which yields MTMVTLKWLPLLVFGLLVLLAGGLGWIDGEKVSISRAGRDVVVGAVNDPELVASEVHVAINNHTARRSLGYLSCGTGNSIDDCWRCDPQWHRNRKRLADCGIGFGRNAVGGRDGRYYAVTDPGDDDPVNPRPGTLRHAVIQEEPLWIVFKRDMVITLKEELIMNSFKTIDGRGANVHIANGACITIQFVTNIIIHGLHIHDCKPTGNAMVRSSPSHYGWRTMADGDGVSIFGSSHIWVDHCSLSNCADGLIDAIMGSTAITISNNYFTHHNEVMLLGHSDSYVRDKSMQVTIAFNHFGEGLIQRMPRCRHGYFHVVNNDYTHWEMYAIGGSADPTINSQGNRYLAPADPFAKEVTKRVDTDASEWKSWNWRSEGDLLLNGAYFTPSGAGASASYSRASSLGAKSSSMVASITSEAGVLQCRRNAHC from the exons ATGACGATGGTGACTCTGAAGTGGCTCCCGCTTTTGGTTTTCGGGCTCCTGGTGCTCCTCGCCGGTGGCCTTGGGTGGATCGACGGCGAGAAGGTCTCCATCTCGAG GGCCGGCCGGGACGTAGTGGTGGGCGCAGTCAATGATCCGGAGTTGGTCGCATCCGAAGTCCACGT GGCCATAAACAACCACACGGCGCGGCGGTCGCTGGGGTACCTGTCGTGCGGGACCGGGAACTCCATCGACGACTGCTGGCGGTGCGACCCGCAGTGGCACCGCAACCGCAAGCGGCTGGCCGACTGCGGCATCGGGTTCGGGCGCAACGCCGTCGGGGGCCGGGACGGGCGCTACTACGCGGTGACCGACCCCGGGGACGACGACCCCGTGAACCCCCGGCCGGGGACCCTCCGCCACGCTGTGATCCAGGAGGAGCCTCTCTGGATCGTGTTCAAGCGCGACATGGTCATCACCCTCAAGGAGGAGCTCATCATGAACAGCTTCAAGACCATCGACGGCCGCGGCGCCAACGTCCACATCGCCAACGGCGCCTGCATCACCATCCAGTTCGTCACCAACATCATCATCCACGGCCTCCACATCCACGACTGCAAGCCCACGGGCAATGCCATGGTCCGCAGCTCCCCCTCCCACTACGGCTGGCGCACCATGGCCGACGGCGACGGCGTCTCCATCTTCGGCTCCAGCCACATCTGGGTCGACCACTGCTCCCTCTCCAACTGCGCCGACGGCCTCATCGACGCCATcatgggctccaccgccatcaccaTCTCCAACAACTACTTCACCCACCACAACGAG GTGATGCTACTGGGTCACAGCGATTCCTACGTGAGGGACAAGTCGATGCAGGTCACCATCGCCTTCAACCATTTCGGCGAAGGTCTCATCCAGAGAATGCCGAG GTGCCGGCACGGTTATTTCCATGTGGTGAACAATGACTACACACACTGGGAGATGTACGCCATCGGCGGCAGCGCGGACCCGACCATCAACAGCCAGGGAAACAGATACCTTGCCCCTGCTGACCCCTTCGCCAAGGAG GTGACCAAGAGAGTTGACACGGATGCCAGCGAGTGGAAGAGCTGGAACTGGAGGTCGGAAGGGGACCTCCTATTGAATGGCGCCTACTTCACCCCCTCAGGAGCTGGAGCCTCTGCGAGCTATTCAAGGGCCTCCAGCCTTGGTGCCAAGTCCTCTTCTATGGTTGCGTCCATCACTTCCGAAGCCGGGGTCCTTCAATGCCGCAGGAATGCCCATTGCTAG
- the LOC105043158 gene encoding probable pectate lyase 8 isoform X3 has translation MTMVTLKWLPLLVFGLLVLLAGGLGWIDGEKVSISRGARARRILRAAPTNETSSITERAGRDVVVGAVNDPELVASEVHVAINNHTARRSLGYLSCGTGNSIDDCWRCDPQWHRNRKRLADCGIGFGRNAVGGRDGRYYAVTDPGDDDPVNPRPGTLRHAVIQEEPLWIVFKRDMVITLKEELIMNSFKTIDGRGANVHIANGACITIQFVTNIIIHGLHIHDCKPTGNAMVRSSPSHYGWRTMADGDGVSIFGSSHIWVDHCSLSNCADGLIDAIMGSTAITISNNYFTHHNEVMLLGHSDSYVRDKSMQVTIAFNHFGEGLIQRMPRCRHGYFHVVNNDYTHWEMYAIGGSADPTINSQGNRYLAPADPFAKEVTKRVDTDASEWKSWNWRSEGDLLLNGAYFTPSGAGASASYSRASSLGAKSSSMVASITSEAGVLQCRRNAHC, from the exons ATGACGATGGTGACTCTGAAGTGGCTCCCGCTTTTGGTTTTCGGGCTCCTGGTGCTCCTCGCCGGTGGCCTTGGGTGGATCGACGGCGAGAAGGTCTCCATCTCGAG AGGAGCGAGGGCGAGGAGGATTTTGAGAGCTGCGCCGACCAACGAAACTTCCTCCATTACTGAGAG GGCCGGCCGGGACGTAGTGGTGGGCGCAGTCAATGATCCGGAGTTGGTCGCATCCGAAGTCCACGT GGCCATAAACAACCACACGGCGCGGCGGTCGCTGGGGTACCTGTCGTGCGGGACCGGGAACTCCATCGACGACTGCTGGCGGTGCGACCCGCAGTGGCACCGCAACCGCAAGCGGCTGGCCGACTGCGGCATCGGGTTCGGGCGCAACGCCGTCGGGGGCCGGGACGGGCGCTACTACGCGGTGACCGACCCCGGGGACGACGACCCCGTGAACCCCCGGCCGGGGACCCTCCGCCACGCTGTGATCCAGGAGGAGCCTCTCTGGATCGTGTTCAAGCGCGACATGGTCATCACCCTCAAGGAGGAGCTCATCATGAACAGCTTCAAGACCATCGACGGCCGCGGCGCCAACGTCCACATCGCCAACGGCGCCTGCATCACCATCCAGTTCGTCACCAACATCATCATCCACGGCCTCCACATCCACGACTGCAAGCCCACGGGCAATGCCATGGTCCGCAGCTCCCCCTCCCACTACGGCTGGCGCACCATGGCCGACGGCGACGGCGTCTCCATCTTCGGCTCCAGCCACATCTGGGTCGACCACTGCTCCCTCTCCAACTGCGCCGACGGCCTCATCGACGCCATcatgggctccaccgccatcaccaTCTCCAACAACTACTTCACCCACCACAACGAG GTGATGCTACTGGGTCACAGCGATTCCTACGTGAGGGACAAGTCGATGCAGGTCACCATCGCCTTCAACCATTTCGGCGAAGGTCTCATCCAGAGAATGCCGAG GTGCCGGCACGGTTATTTCCATGTGGTGAACAATGACTACACACACTGGGAGATGTACGCCATCGGCGGCAGCGCGGACCCGACCATCAACAGCCAGGGAAACAGATACCTTGCCCCTGCTGACCCCTTCGCCAAGGAG GTGACCAAGAGAGTTGACACGGATGCCAGCGAGTGGAAGAGCTGGAACTGGAGGTCGGAAGGGGACCTCCTATTGAATGGCGCCTACTTCACCCCCTCAGGAGCTGGAGCCTCTGCGAGCTATTCAAGGGCCTCCAGCCTTGGTGCCAAGTCCTCTTCTATGGTTGCGTCCATCACTTCCGAAGCCGGGGTCCTTCAATGCCGCAGGAATGCCCATTGCTAG
- the LOC105043158 gene encoding probable pectate lyase 8 isoform X1: MFSWAFGLVWRQCGWNRRIVVGTQTLGKEFDLRQRALRRLWFLFFQGRRGARARRILRAAPTNETSSITERAGRDVVVGAVNDPELVASEVHVAINNHTARRSLGYLSCGTGNSIDDCWRCDPQWHRNRKRLADCGIGFGRNAVGGRDGRYYAVTDPGDDDPVNPRPGTLRHAVIQEEPLWIVFKRDMVITLKEELIMNSFKTIDGRGANVHIANGACITIQFVTNIIIHGLHIHDCKPTGNAMVRSSPSHYGWRTMADGDGVSIFGSSHIWVDHCSLSNCADGLIDAIMGSTAITISNNYFTHHNEVMLLGHSDSYVRDKSMQVTIAFNHFGEGLIQRMPRCRHGYFHVVNNDYTHWEMYAIGGSADPTINSQGNRYLAPADPFAKEVTKRVDTDASEWKSWNWRSEGDLLLNGAYFTPSGAGASASYSRASSLGAKSSSMVASITSEAGVLQCRRNAHC; this comes from the exons ATGTTTTCCTGGGCTTTTGGGTTGGTATGGAGGCAATGCGGTTGGAACAGAAGAATTGTTGTGGGAACCCAGACCTTAGGGAAAGAATTCGATCTAAGACAACGAGCTCTTAGACGTCTTTGGTTTCTTTTCTTTCAGGGGCGGAGAGGAGCGAGGGCGAGGAGGATTTTGAGAGCTGCGCCGACCAACGAAACTTCCTCCATTACTGAGAG GGCCGGCCGGGACGTAGTGGTGGGCGCAGTCAATGATCCGGAGTTGGTCGCATCCGAAGTCCACGT GGCCATAAACAACCACACGGCGCGGCGGTCGCTGGGGTACCTGTCGTGCGGGACCGGGAACTCCATCGACGACTGCTGGCGGTGCGACCCGCAGTGGCACCGCAACCGCAAGCGGCTGGCCGACTGCGGCATCGGGTTCGGGCGCAACGCCGTCGGGGGCCGGGACGGGCGCTACTACGCGGTGACCGACCCCGGGGACGACGACCCCGTGAACCCCCGGCCGGGGACCCTCCGCCACGCTGTGATCCAGGAGGAGCCTCTCTGGATCGTGTTCAAGCGCGACATGGTCATCACCCTCAAGGAGGAGCTCATCATGAACAGCTTCAAGACCATCGACGGCCGCGGCGCCAACGTCCACATCGCCAACGGCGCCTGCATCACCATCCAGTTCGTCACCAACATCATCATCCACGGCCTCCACATCCACGACTGCAAGCCCACGGGCAATGCCATGGTCCGCAGCTCCCCCTCCCACTACGGCTGGCGCACCATGGCCGACGGCGACGGCGTCTCCATCTTCGGCTCCAGCCACATCTGGGTCGACCACTGCTCCCTCTCCAACTGCGCCGACGGCCTCATCGACGCCATcatgggctccaccgccatcaccaTCTCCAACAACTACTTCACCCACCACAACGAG GTGATGCTACTGGGTCACAGCGATTCCTACGTGAGGGACAAGTCGATGCAGGTCACCATCGCCTTCAACCATTTCGGCGAAGGTCTCATCCAGAGAATGCCGAG GTGCCGGCACGGTTATTTCCATGTGGTGAACAATGACTACACACACTGGGAGATGTACGCCATCGGCGGCAGCGCGGACCCGACCATCAACAGCCAGGGAAACAGATACCTTGCCCCTGCTGACCCCTTCGCCAAGGAG GTGACCAAGAGAGTTGACACGGATGCCAGCGAGTGGAAGAGCTGGAACTGGAGGTCGGAAGGGGACCTCCTATTGAATGGCGCCTACTTCACCCCCTCAGGAGCTGGAGCCTCTGCGAGCTATTCAAGGGCCTCCAGCCTTGGTGCCAAGTCCTCTTCTATGGTTGCGTCCATCACTTCCGAAGCCGGGGTCCTTCAATGCCGCAGGAATGCCCATTGCTAG